CCTGCTGGAAATGGCCCTCCAGGCGCTGACAGCCGTCCTCGCCTTCGTGCTGAGCCTGCCGTTCTGGCCCCAACTGCCGCAGGAAGCCGGCCTGCGCTGGACCATCCCGCTGAGCATCCTAGGTCTGGCGGCGCTCCATCCCCGGGTGATTCGGTTCGGCCTGCGGACGGCGGCGCGCCTGCTCCGCATGGAACTGCCGGCGGTCACCTTGCGCTATAGCGACGTGCTCTTTCTGCTTTTCTGCCATATGCTCACTCAGCTCTGCATCGGGGCCGGCTTTCACCTGTTCATGCGGGCGGTATATCCCGCCTGGCCGGCAAGCCTGTGGCCGGTCGCGGTCGGCACCTACAGCGCCGCCTGGCTGATCGGCTTCCTCATCATCTTTGTCCCCATGGGCATCGGGGTGCGGGAGGGCATCATCGTGATGCTGATGACGCCGTTCGTGCCCTTCGCGCCGGCGAACGCCGTTG
This genomic window from Anaerolineae bacterium contains:
- a CDS encoding UPF0104 family protein; its protein translation is MTASVPPSASRRARGRLWRLAQALVIAAVLFFWGRAIWSNWPQFAAQEWHFQPAYLTASFVLVLAQLFLLAAIWRWTLTRLGVRRPWRETTRIWALSQIARYLPGGIWDVAGRFAMGAQAGYPALALSFSILLEMALQALTAVLAFVLSLPFWPQLPQEAGLRWTIPLSILGLAALHPRVIRFGLRTAARLLRMELPAVTLRYSDVLFLLFCHMLTQLCIGAGFHLFMRAVYPAWPASLWPVAVGTYSAAWLIGFLIIFVPMGIGVREGIIVMLMTPFVPFAPANAV